CTTCAAAACAACCGTACACCGACAATTAGGATGCGTCTGCGGCGGATGATAAACCGCCCGACCGTCCCCTGTAGTAAACGGTTGGCCAACTAAAACAGTTTGCTTGTTCATCGGCTTGCAAATAAACTTAGATACCCTTGAGTCATCGCAGGTAAGCCACTGCTTTTTGCTTTGAGGACTGATAATTTGCTTATTCACCATGTCCTGCCACATCGCTTCTCTGCCTGCATGGATAGCAAAGCTTGACTCAGTGCGTGCAATCATAAGCGAGCGATAATTGAGTTTCTTGTTATATTCTTTCAATATCATCTTATCTAAAACATCAGGCTTTAACTCCTTT
Above is a window of Piscirickettsia litoralis DNA encoding:
- a CDS encoding phage minor head protein → KELKPDVLDKMILKEYNKKLNYRSLMIARTESSFAIHAGREAMWQDMVNKQIISPQSKKQWLTCDDSRVSKFICKPMNKQTVLVGQPFTTGDGRAVYHPPQTHPNCRCTVVLKPKN